The following are encoded in a window of Panicum virgatum strain AP13 chromosome 5N, P.virgatum_v5, whole genome shotgun sequence genomic DNA:
- the LOC120674417 gene encoding uncharacterized protein LOC120674417 — MTQKQTLFKGQSKKKTVPPNRHGKAPHVRKGKRVVKPTKFTKDMDADKELTKFIDQCNEIKAANLASKEGGDLNIVKADGDQSNKSK; from the exons ATGACGCAGAAGCAGACCCTGTTCAAGGGGCAGAGCAAGAAGAAGACCGTCCCTCCCAACCGCCACGGCAAGGCGCCCCACGTTCGCAAAG GGAAGAGGGTCGTGAAGCCGACCAAGTTCACCAAGGACATGGACGCTGACAAG GAACTCACCAAGTTCATCGACCAGTGCAACGAAATAAAGGCTGCTAATCTTGCTAGCAAAGAAGGCGGTGACCTCAACATAGTGAAGGCGGACGGTGATCAATCTAATAAATCAAAGTAG